The stretch of DNA AGCCGCCGAGAAGCTTTGACAAGCAGTTCGTGCGCGACTATCTGGAGACGCTGGGCTGGGATAAGAGTCCGCCTGGACCGAGGCTGCCGCCTGAGGTCATTGCCGGGACCTCGGAACGGTACCGGGAGGCATACCGTCGCCTGACCGGCATTGACCTTTGCTAGATGCTTGTTTCCGAGTTCGACTATCATCTGCCGCAGGAGCTGATTGCCCAGGAACCGGCCCCGGAACGGGACCGTTCTAGGCTGCTCGTTCTCGAACGAAGTAGCGGCAAGCTGTACGACGCCTGGTTCTCGGACATCGGGCAGTGGCTTACGGCCGGCGACCTGCTCGTCTTGAACGATACGCGTGTCATACCGGCCCGATTGTTTGGCCGGCTCCGGACCGGGGGAAGAGCAGAGTTGCTGCTGCTGCGTAACGTCCGGCCGGGCGAGTGGGCTGCGCTGGCCAGACCGGCGCGGAAGTTGAAGCCTGGTGCCACGGTGTGTCTTGATGGTTTCGTAGCAACTGTCATCGAGTGCAGGCCTGATGGTGTGAGAATCGTCCGGTTCGAACCCGGGAATGTGCGCGAACTCCTGGCTACTCAGGGCGAGCTTGCCCTGCCGCCATACATCAGAAAGAAATGCACGATGCCGGAACGATATCAGACCGTGTACGCACGGAAGGATGGTGCAGTCGCGGCACCGACTGCCGGCCTACACTTCACTACAGAGCTTCTCGTCCGGCTCAGGGCGCAGGGCGTCGAGACGGCATTTGTTACCCTGCACGCCGGGCTTGGGACATTCCGGCCGGTGAAGGTCGCAACGGTCGAGGAGCATACGATGTACCCGGAAGAGTTCGAGCTGAGCGAAGACGCGGCTGCGGCCGTGAACAGCGCGCTGGAGCAGGGCCGGCGCGTAGTGTGCGTCGGGACAACTACGGTCAGAGTGCTGGAGGAGGTGGCGGAGGTGATTCATGGTGTCAAAGGCTCAAGAGTCCGAGTGAAGCCTGGCCTGGGGGAAACGAATCTGTTCATATATCCCGGATACTTGTGGAAGGTGACCGGAGCCCTGGTTACGAACTTTCACCTGCCCAAATCCACACTGCTCATGCTGGTCTCGGCATTTGCTGGTCACCGGAACGTGCTTGCCGCCTACGAGCACGCTGTCAGGAAGAGGTATCGGTTCTATAGCTTCGGCGATGCGATGTTCATCGTGTAGCTGTCTGTGGTGCTGAGAATGAACCGCAATGGTGTGAGATGTGCGAAGGGAGAGAAGCGTTGGAGCCGCTGAAGGTAGAGGACGTAGTCAGGGCAGTCGGTGGTACGCTCGTAAGAGGGGGGCGCAAGACTATCACTGGCGTCTCCATTGATTCAAGGGCCATGAGGCCTGGCGACCTGTTCTTCGCCATCAAGGGTGAACGCTTCGACGGCCACGAGTTCGTGCCTGATGTTCTGGCACGTGGCGCTGCCGGCGCAATTGTCCAGGTTCCACCGGTGAACCTTCCGTCTTCTGTCCGAAGCCGGGTAGTCATTCAGGTCGCTGACACGCGTAAGGCCCTTGCCGACCTGGCTCGGTTTTACCGTTCGAGGCTTAGGACCCGTGTGGTTGCGGTTACCGGCTCGAACGGTAAGACCACGACCAGGGAAATGATTGCGGCGGTTCTTGCGAGCCGGCATCGGGTCGTCAGTGCGGAAGGTAACTTCAACAATGATATTGGCGTGCCGCTGACCGTGTTCCGGCTGGATTCTGGGACCGAGTTCGGCGTGTTCGAAATCGAGATGAACCGGTTTGGCGGCACCAGAATGCTTGCTCAGGTCTGCCGTCCTGAAGTCGGCGTGGTGACGAATATCGGTGACTCACATCTTGAGTTCATGAAGGACCGTATGGGAGTGGCGCTTGAGAAGGCAGAGCTGTTGGCCGAGCTTCCAGAGGACGGCTGCGCGGTGGTTAACGCTGACGACCCGATGGTGATGAATATTGCAGGCCGGGCGTGTCGTACGAGGTGCCTCACCTTTGGCATTGAGAAGCCGGCAGACGTTTTTGCCACCGAAGTTAGGGACCTGGGTCTGGAGGGTTCTGAGTTCAGGCTTATGGGTCAACATCCGGTGCGGCTCTCGATACCTGGTTGGCACAATGTGGTGAATTTTCTCGCCGCGTGTGCTGCGACCCGAGCCTGCGGGATGGAGTTTGCCGACATGCCCCGGGCACTTGTCAGGTTCACACCGCCGGAGAAACGGCTGCGTGTACATCGTCTTGGCAAGGTTACGCTGATAGACGACAGCTACAACGCGAACCCTCAATCCATGGCGGTAGCAGTAGAACTCTTGTGTCGCAACGCAGCCCCGGGTCATCGGGTGGCGTTTCTGGGCGACATGCTCGAACTTGGCGAGTATGCAGTCGAAGCACACTCCCGGCTCGGTCAGATCGTTAGCACCTGTCTTGACCGGGTAGCGTTCGTCGGGCCACTAGGCGAGCACGCTGCCTCGGTCGCAATCAAGGCAGGCATGGACGCAAAACGGTTCAGGTTATTTGCCGACGCCGGCCAGCTATTGTCTGAACTGTTTGACATGATTAGGCCCGGCGATACAATTCTCGTCAAGGGTTCACGGGCGATGAAGATGGAGCTTGTGACCCAGGCAATCTTACAACACTACGATGAAGAACCCGATAAAGTTCACTGATACGACGTTACGCGACGCCCACCAGTCGCTCTGGGCCACGCGCATGCGCATCGAAGATATGCGGCCGGTGCTTGAACATATTGACCGAGTCGGCTATCTGTCACTGGAGGTGTGGGGTGGTGCGACGTTTGACGTGTGCCTGCGGTTTCTGAACGAGGACCCCTGGGAGAGGCTGTCGGAAATCCGCAGTCGGGTCAAGAAGACGAGCCTGCAGATGCTCCTGCGCGGGCAGAACGTAGTTGGGTATCGCAACTACCCGGATGATGTGCTGGAGGAGTTTGTCAAGAAGGCGGCCGATCGTGGTCTCGACATTTTCCGGATATTCGACGCGCTAAACGACCCGCGCAATCTGGAGAAGGCGGTATTCTACGTCAAGCAAACCGGTAAGCATGCTCAGGGCACCCTGTGTTACGCGATCAGCCCGGTCCACACGCTTGAATACTACGTTGCCCGGGCCGAGGAGCAGCGGGACATGGGCGTAGACTCAATCTGCATAAAGGACATGGCCGGGATACTGGCACCTCAGATGGCTTACGACCTTGTCAAGGCACTCAAGACCGAGATCGGGCTGCCGGTTCAGCTCCACTGCCATGCCTCGAGCGGGATGGCGGTCGCCACCTATCTCAAGGCGGCTGAGGCCGGGGTGGATGTCATTGATACCGCTTCCGCACCGCTGGCGTTCTCGACGTCACAGCCGGCGGCCGAGACCATGGTTGCCTGCTTTGCCGGCACGCCGCGTGACCCAGGATTAAATCTTGCTGAGATGGAGAAAGTCGAAGAGCACTTCGAGCGCATTTCCGTAGGCCGGTGCATTGAGGGC from candidate division WOR-3 bacterium encodes:
- the queA gene encoding tRNA preQ1(34) S-adenosylmethionine ribosyltransferase-isomerase QueA, yielding MLVSEFDYHLPQELIAQEPAPERDRSRLLVLERSSGKLYDAWFSDIGQWLTAGDLLVLNDTRVIPARLFGRLRTGGRAELLLLRNVRPGEWAALARPARKLKPGATVCLDGFVATVIECRPDGVRIVRFEPGNVRELLATQGELALPPYIRKKCTMPERYQTVYARKDGAVAAPTAGLHFTTELLVRLRAQGVETAFVTLHAGLGTFRPVKVATVEEHTMYPEEFELSEDAAAAVNSALEQGRRVVCVGTTTVRVLEEVAEVIHGVKGSRVRVKPGLGETNLFIYPGYLWKVTGALVTNFHLPKSTLLMLVSAFAGHRNVLAAYEHAVRKRYRFYSFGDAMFIV
- the murF gene encoding UDP-N-acetylmuramoyl-tripeptide--D-alanyl-D-alanine ligase, which codes for MEPLKVEDVVRAVGGTLVRGGRKTITGVSIDSRAMRPGDLFFAIKGERFDGHEFVPDVLARGAAGAIVQVPPVNLPSSVRSRVVIQVADTRKALADLARFYRSRLRTRVVAVTGSNGKTTTREMIAAVLASRHRVVSAEGNFNNDIGVPLTVFRLDSGTEFGVFEIEMNRFGGTRMLAQVCRPEVGVVTNIGDSHLEFMKDRMGVALEKAELLAELPEDGCAVVNADDPMVMNIAGRACRTRCLTFGIEKPADVFATEVRDLGLEGSEFRLMGQHPVRLSIPGWHNVVNFLAACAATRACGMEFADMPRALVRFTPPEKRLRVHRLGKVTLIDDSYNANPQSMAVAVELLCRNAAPGHRVAFLGDMLELGEYAVEAHSRLGQIVSTCLDRVAFVGPLGEHAASVAIKAGMDAKRFRLFADAGQLLSELFDMIRPGDTILVKGSRAMKMELVTQAILQHYDEEPDKVH